One window of Vanessa atalanta chromosome 9, ilVanAtal1.2, whole genome shotgun sequence genomic DNA carries:
- the LOC125066454 gene encoding uncharacterized protein LOC125066454 — protein sequence MKKKLFLFLLLCYLTKAEYSAKCSDNLQSGLTFEAMNDDVEGRYRVEWCTMADKNVTTWELVMRYDDTRPPSRCVKYSVDIPPGAVHSRFSERVHLNLNCTNICFSTYLDLIFNGTCYHIKTVLHRGTKSSSPHDSLHYVFNPYPKEHFTESKALVSALSKDEELIVHWYLSYVPAADYTMELCTEDFQWCVDIGGNCSTRGAARTEVRCALRAPPGCYSVRLQQRAPWTAALALFRPQASVDSRVCHQRSPPVPADPSRAALWGLCAGAALAALALALLLRAHRARLAAALRLRVLQHWLDRYGAPGRVVGRPPRGRPAGRERDAHVGRPAGRTEAEATKPINNNEADERARVLLLYARDCAALARVAGALRRLLREAGCAVVDLYEPDAVRASARAPADWLQRQLAADNARVVLLQSPDAAAAAA from the exons atgaagaaaaagttgtttttgtttttacttctcTGTTATTTAACCAAGGCTGAATACAGTGCCAAGTGTAGTGATAATTTACAAAGCGGCTTAACTTTCGAAGCTATGAACGATGATGTGGAGGGACGATACAGGGTAGAGTGGTGTACGATGGCTGATAAAAATGTTACCACCTGGGAGCTAGTCATGCGATACGATGATACTCGGCCGCCCAGTCGTTGCGTGAAATACAGTGTTGACATTCCACCTGGAGCAGTACACTCTCGTTTTAGTGAGAGAGtacatcttaatttaaattgtactaaT ataTGTTTCTCCACATACTTGGATTTAATATTCAATGGCACATGCTATCACATCAAGACGGTGCTCCACCGAGGGACCAAGAGCTCCAGCCCTCATGATTCTCTACACTATGTTTTTAACCCATATCCGAAAGAACATTTCACTGAGAGCAAGGCTCTGGTTAGTGCATTGAGTAAAGA CGAGGAGCTCATTGTGCACTGGTATCTGAGCTATGTGCCAGCCGCTGATTACACAATGGAGCTTTGTACAGAAGACTTCCAG TGGTGCGTCGACATCGGCGGCAACTGCAGCACGCGCGGCGCCGCCCGCACCGAGGTGCGCTGCGCGCTGCGGGCGCCGCCCGGCTGCTACAGCGTGCGACTGCAGCAGCGGGCGCCCTGGACGGCGGCGCTGGCGCTGTTCCGCCCGCAGGCCAGCGTCGACTCGCGCGTGTGCCACCAGCGCTCGCCGCCCGTGCCGGCCGACCCGTCGCGCGCCGCGCTGTGGGGGCTGTGCGCCGGGGCCGCGCTGGCGGCGCTCGCGCTGGCGCTGCTGCTGCGCGCGCACCGCGCCCGCCTGGCCGCCGCGCTGCGGCTGCGCGTGCTGCAGCACTGGCTCGACAGGTACGGCGCACCCGGGCGGGTCGTCGGCCGGCCGCCCCGGGGCCGGCCGGCGGGCCGCGAGCGAGACGCTCACGTCGGTCGCCCCGCTGGCAGGACGGAGGCGGAGGCGACGAAGCCCATCAACAACAACGAGGCGGACGAGCGCGCGCGCGTGCTGCTGCTGTACGCGCGCGACTGCGCGGCGCTGGCGCGCGTGGCGGGCGCGCTGCGGCGCCTGCTGCGCGAGGCGGGCTGCGCCGTGGTGGACCTGTACGAGCCCGACGCCGTGCGCGCCTCCGCCCGCGCGCCCGCCGACTGGCTGCAGCGCCAGCTGGCGGCCGACAACGCGCGCGTCGTGCTGCTGCAGTCGCCggacgccgccgccgccgccgcc